The nucleotide window TGCATCCGAAACAGCAGTTTTGAAAGCTCAAGTAGATATAGTTTTAAATATTAATGTTGAGGTTGATCTATAATGTTCAAAGTTTCCGATGTTATGTCTTCTCCCGTTATCACAGCCGAAATCCTGGATAGCGTTAGTAAAGTGGCTTCAATTATGGAAAAATATAAAATAGGCGGTCTTCCAGTTTTAGATGAAGGAAAACAATTGTGTGGCATTATAACCTCTCGGGACGTGCGTAACACCCACCACAATCGTATTGTTGCCGACGCCATGAGCAAAGATGTAGTACATGTTAGTAAAAATACTTCTCTATGGGATGTTAAAAGCATTCTTGAGGAAAAAAAACTGGAAAGGCTACCGGTTTTAGATGACTGCAAACTAGTCGGAATTATTACTAAAACTGATATTCTGGTTGAAATCGGCAGGCATACAGATCCGCTAACCGGGCTTATGACAGGTTCATATATAAGATATCTAGCTGAAAACATCCTGAATGACAGGAATGAACTTACGGTCATATTTTTTGACCTAAATGGTTTCGGACTTATTAACAAAAGTCATGGACATGTTTACGGAGATCGTTGTTTGAAAATAGTCGGGCAAATTTTTGCCGAAAACACATCCGGCGGACTCTATTTTCCAGGGCGCTATGCCGGGGATGAATTCATAGTAGTGACCACAGAAAACAAAGATGATGCCGGTTTATGGGCCAATGAAATAATAAAAAAAATAGCCAATATCACAAAGAAAAAGGGCATGCCAGTAAGTATCGCCGCTGGAGTGGCAGGCGGCCGCAGAAAAAACGCGCGTGCACAAACACATCTTTCTGCGACAGTTGATGACTTAATCAATTCGGCCAGCCTTGCCTCGACTTTATCAAAGCAACATTGTGTGCCGGTTACATTTTCAAATTGACACAACGCTTGCCGCAACTAGGGTTAACCATATACTACTTCTCTTTCCCTTCCGCTTTCCGCAGCACTCTTTTGATCTACGCCCCCAGTATTTCGACCGTTTATTATATTGCAGCTCTTCATCATTATAAATTGACGTATTAAATTAAATAATATAAATTATTAGTTGATGAAAATTATACCAATTTTAATTTTTGAAAAAATGAGGTAAGTTAATGCCAGAAATTAGTTCATTCAATCCGATTGTCGATAACAGGTCAAAAGTTTTAATCCTTGGAACAATGCCGGGACCAGAATCACTTCGTCAAAATCAATATTATGCAAATGCTAATAATAAATTCTGGAACATAATATATGAAATTTTTGGACGTATTCCAGACCTAGAGTACGAAAAGAAAGTTATTTTTTTACTTAATAGAAGAATTGCTCTGTGGGATGTGTTAGATAGTTGTTCAAGAGAAGGAGCACTTGATGCCAACATAACAAATGGTAAGCCAAACAATTTTTTGAATTTTTTTGAAAAGTATTCTAACATTGAATATGTTTTCTTCAACGGAACATCGGCTTACAAGCTGTTTAAGAAATATTCCAAACAAGATTTTAATAATATTCGTAAGTACATCATATTACCATCGACAAGTCCTACGCCTGGAAGATATGTTAAACCTTATAAAATAAAATTATCAGAATGGATAACTCTTTTGGAATATATGAATTGATAAAAACTTTATGAGGCGGCAAGGACATGAACGACTATTTAAAAATAGCATTAGGGATAAGACGATCAGGAAATTGAAAGGCCGTAACGAAATTGCCGGTTGATTCCATAGCATGAAAGAAATATAATATGGTTAGAATTCTGCTACAAGGAGTTGGTACCATGCAGATTAAACCGTCCGCAAACATCCGGCAGAACTACAATGAGATTGCGGCATTATGCAAGTCTACCGATGAGCCGGTGTATCTTACCAAAAACGGCGAGGGCGATCTCGTGGTGATGGATATAGAGGCGTTTACCCGCCGTGAAAAAATGCTGAAGCTGCGGGAAGAACTGCTGGCCGTTGAAGAAGACCGTTTGGCCGGTCGTGCCGGAACGACGCCGGATGAACTGGACAGCTATCTGGAAAGCATCATTGACGAGGTGGAGCATGGAAAAGAAGCCTCAATATAAGGTGATTGTTTCCGACCGTGCCCGTCAGATGCTGGCGGGCCATGTCCGTTTTCTGGCGCAGAAAAGCCCCGCCGCCGCCCGCAGAGTGAAAAACGATCTAATAGAAGCCATCCTTTCCCTGCATCAAATGCCGGAGCGTTTCCCGTTTCTAAACGCTGAATTTATACCGCTCAATAAGTATCACAAGATGTTCGTAGAGAAGTGGTATCTCATTTTGTATCAGATTAAAGATCAGACGGTATATGTTGACTATATCGTGGATTGCAGGCAGGATTACGGGTGGCTGGTGCGGTAGATTTAGATATATGGCGTAATGGTTGTTAGAATAAAAGTTTGGGAAATTACTGAGCTTTCGAGGTATGTCTATAGCATGGAACTACGGAGGTAGAGGCACAATCTATGGCGTTAACTCTCGGAGTAAGATTAGAAAAGGCAATATAGCTGTAACATTTGAATTTATCACGGAGGAGACGCATGGAAATATCAGTTGATCTATGCCGCATGCTTTCGACGCTGTCTCTCTGTCTGGATTTTACAAGCGAGGGAATCCAACGGCATCATCAGAGGGTAGCCTATATCGGATTAAGTTTGGGTAAAGAAATTGGCCTGACAGACGAAGAAAAAAACCTTATTTTTATGGCGTCCATAATTCATGACGCTGGTGTCAGCACTTGGCAGGAAAAAAATAAGCTAATAAATTTTGAGGTGGAAAATCCGTGGGATCATTGTAAAAAAGGTTATGAGAAGATTTCCGGTGTAGACATTTTATGTCCGGTTGCCGAGATCATCTTAAGTCACCATGACCGCTTCGACGGCAACAACATATCCGGGCTTTACGGCAAGGAAATACCATTAATTGCGCGGATCGTCCACCTGGCCGACCGTGTGGAAGTTTTGCTGAGACATGATACGCATGTTTTAAAACAGTATAACGGTGTGACGCATGCGATAGAAAAGCTTTCCGAACAGGCCTTTGATCCGGAGCTTGTGTCTGCTTTTAAAAACCTGGCCGGCCGGGAAAGTTTCTGGTTAGAATTAACATCACCTTTTTTATCACACGGACAAACGAACGTCTGTTTAAATTCAATAGTTAATATTAATGAAAAAGACATGAAACAGATGGCAACAATGTTTGCCAGTGTAATTGATGAAAAAAGTCCTTTCACTCATAGACATTCCCAAGGCGTGGCGGCAGTGGCTGTGCACCTTGCCGCCGCAATGGGTTTTGGACGTGAAGAGGTCTTTTTAATAGAACTAGCCGGACTTTTGCATGACATAGGCAAACTCTCAATACCAGACGAAATTCTAGAGAAGCCGGGCTCTCTCACCGCGGAGGAATTCGCGGTAATTAAGCAACACACTTACTACACTTACCAAATTCTTAGTGAGGCCGGCGCTCCTTATCCAATTCCGGAGTGGGCCGCCTACCACCACGAAAAACTGGACGGCAGCGGTTATCCATTCCACTTGGATGCTTCACAGTTAGAGACCGGTTCAAGGATTTTAGCTGTCGCAGACGTTTTCACAGCTCTCCGTGAAGATCGTCCCTACAGACCGGGTATGAGCAAAAGAAATATTGAGGAAATTATGGGCAAGATGGTCACTACCGCCGCGTTAGACAGCAAAGTGGTCAATGTTCTTTTGGATCTATATGATAAATTAGATGAAGTGTTCACTGCCATAGCACTTGAATAGGATTAGTAAACTTCTCCCTAAATAGAATTTTGGTTAAAATTTCAAAAACTTAGCAATACTATGATTAGTATTTCTGTTCGATGGGAGGAGAAACTAATGGGAGAGTATTCTTCCGGTTTTGGCAGCTTATTGACTTTTATTCAGGTCTTTTTCGCGGTGGTTATCGGCTTATATTTTTGGAATTTGTTAAAAAATCAGCACAGCAGCAAAAACGTATTGGAAAAGGAATCAAAAAGGGAGATGGAAAAGCTAAAAAAGCTGCGTTCTATTTCCCTGACTGAACCCCTTACTGAAAAAACTCGCCCGACCAGTTTCGAAGATATTATCGGGCAAACGGAGGGGTTGAAGTCTTTGCGCGCAGCTCTTTGCGGGCCAAATCCCCAGCATTTGATTATTTACGGGCCGCCTGGTGTCGGCAAAACCGCCGCGGCCAGACTGGTGCTGGAAGAAGCTAAAAAAAACGCCTGCTCACCATTTAAGGAGGACGCTAAATTTATTGAAATTGACGCCACCACGGCCCGTTTTGACGAGCGGGGCATTGCCGACCCGTTGATTGGATCGGTCCACGATCCAATTTACCAGGGAGCGGGCGCGATGGGTGTCGCGGGCATTCCCCAGCCTAAACCCGGCGCTGTGACGAAGGCGCATGGAGGAATGTTGTTTATTGATGAAATCGGCGAACTTCATCCCAATCAGATAAACAAGCTGTTAAAAGTGATGGAAGACCGCAAGGTCCTTCTGGAGAGCGCTTATTATAGCGCGGAGGACCCCAATATACCCTCGCATATTCATGATATCTTTCAGAATGGATTGCCGGCGGACTTCAGGATGGTGGGCGCGACTACAAGGGGTCCGGAACAAATTGCGCCGGCTATCCGCTCCCGTTGTCTGGAAGTCTATTTTCGCCAGTTATTGCCCGACGAAATCGAAACGATTGCCGCTAACGCGGCTGAAAAAATTAAGATGCCTCTCAGCGCGGGAGCGCTTGAAGTGTTGAAAAAATATGCCACGAACGGACGCGAGGCTGTAAATATTATTCAAATCGCCGCGGGGTTGGTTATAACCGAAGAGCGGGGAGAGATCCGCACCGCCGATATTGAGTGGGTTGTCCAAAGCGGTCAGTACGCGCCGCGTCCCGATAAAAAAATACCTGACCATCCTCAGGTCGGGCTGGTCAATGGCCTTGCGGTGTATGGCCCGGGAATGGGGGTTCTCCTCGAAGTGGAAGCTAACGCTCTGCCCGTTGCCAGGGAACAAGGCAAGTTAACTGTTACCGGGCTGGTGGAAGAAGAGGAGATGGGGGGAGGCGGCAAAACTATTCGCCGCAAGAGTATGGCCAGAAGTTCGGTGGAAAATGTTCTGACCGTACTGCGGCGGGCTATGGCATGTGATCCCCGCGACTATGATATCCATGTTAATTTGCCTGGAGGAGCGCCTACCGACGGGCCTTCGGCAGGTGTTACCATAGCCACGGCTGTTTATTCGGCAATCCTTGGCCTGCCGGTGGACAACACAGTGGCTATGACCGGTGAGGTCTCTATTCGCGGCCTAGTCAAGCCGGTGGGCGGAATAGTGGCCAAGGTGGAGGCCGCCCGCCGGGCTGGAGCCAGAAAAGTGTTAATACCTGCTGAAAACTACCAGGAACTGTTCAGTGATTTTACCGGGATTGAAGTGATTCCTGTTAATCGCTTAGAAGAAGTTATGCGTGCAGCGTTAGTTACCATGCCGGTGTTGGGCAAAAAATTGGAGCGGCAGGCTACAACCCCGCCGGAAGTGTTAAGCGCTAATGGCTTCATGGCGGGACATTCATTGTAACGAAATCATAAGTTGCGAAAGATATGATTGGAAACCGCAGGATTATCCTGTCTGGCCAGGCTTGCATTGATTAGCAAGAAGAAGTAAAATAATAGATAGAAGTCCAGATCTTCATAATAACCCGGCATAGGCCGGGTTTATTGGTTTTCTATGTAATTATTACTATAGGGGTTTTCAAAATTTCATGTTAAAATAAACGCATATACAAGTACGTCCTAATATTATGACAACGTAAGCAACATCATTCCTAAAAGGGGGCGCAGCTATGGATTCAGAAATTAAGACTTTGCCTTTACTGCCTTTAAGGGGTATCCTGGTCTTTCCCTATATGGTCATTCACCTGGATGTCGGCCGCGAGAAGTCGGTGGTTGCCATAGAGGAAGCGATGATCCACGACCGGGTTATTTTCCTTGCCACCCAGAAAGAAGCGCAGACTGACGATCCGGGGCAGGATGATATTTTTGATATTGGTACTGTCGCTGAAGTTAAACAACTTTTAAAACTGCCGGGCGGCACCATCCGGGTGTTGGTAGAAGGATTGGCCAGAGCTAAGGTCAAACATTTTATAACTAACGAGCCATATTTTCAGGTAGAGATTGAACAATACTCCGAAAACTTTCAAAAAAACAGTGAGATAGAAGCGCTGATGCGCAGTCTGGTTTACCAGTTTGAACAATATGTTAAACTGTCCAAGCGCATTCCGCCCGAAGCGGTTGTTTCCGTCGTTAATCTTGACGAACCCGGACGTCTGGCTGATATTGTCGCTTCACACCTGACATTGCGCATTGAAGATAAGCAAAGCATCCTTGAGTCTGTAAATATATCTCAACGTCTTGAAAAACTGTGCGCTATCGTGGCAAAAGAGCTGGAAATCGTTGAATTGGAGCGCAAGATTAACATTCGTGTCCGCAAACAAATGGAAAAGACCCAAAAGGAATATTATTTGCGTGAACAGTTGAAAGCGATCCAGCGCGAGCTCGGCGAAAAAGATGAACGGGTGGCCGAGAGCGAAGATCTTAGAGATAAAATCGCTCAAGCCAAGCTGCCAAAAGAAGTGGAAGAGAAAGCCATCAAAGAAGTGGAAAGGCTTGAGAAAATGCCGCCGATGGCGGCGGAAGCGGCAGTAGTGCGCAACTATTTGGACTGGCTTTTATCCTTGCCGTGGAACAAATCTACCAGAGACCGGCTTGATCTGAAAATGGCTGAAACTATTTTGGAAGAAGACCATTACGGATTAAAAACGGTAAAGGAACGTATTTTGGAATACCTGGCAATCCGGAAGCTGGCCAAGAAAATGAAAGGCCCGATTATCTGTTTTGTTGGACCGCCAGGTGTGGGTAAAACTTCTCTTGGCCGTTCTATAGCCCGAGCCCTGGAGCGGAAATTTGTCCGCATGTCCCTGGGCGGGGTGCGCGATGAAGCTGAGATCCGGGGGCACCGCCGCACTTATGTCGGCGCCATGCCGGGGCGGATCATCCAGGGCATACGTCAGGCCGGCTCCAGGAACCCGGTGTTCCTGCTGGATGAAATTGACAAGATGAGCATGGATTTTCGCGGCGACCCGTCCGCGGCGCTGCTCGAAGTGTTGGATATGGAACAGAACAACACTTTTAGCGATCACTATATTGAATCTCCGTTCGACTTGTCCAATGTCATGTTTATCACCACGGCGAATGTGCAGCAAAACATTCCCAGACCGTTGCTGGACCGGATGGAGGTAATCTATCTGTCTGGTTACACGGAAGAGGAGAAAGTTCAGATCGCCATGCGCCATCTCTGCCCCAAGCAAGTAAAGGAACACGGATTAAGTAAAGACATGCTGAAGATTTCTGAAAATACTATTCGCAAGATTATCCGGGAATACACCAGGGAATCAGGCGTGCGGAATCTGGAAAGACAGATAGCGGCAATCTGCCGTAAGACTGCCAGGCAGATTGTCACCGACAAGACTAAAAAAGTCCTGGTGAATACGCAAAACTTAGGCCAATTTTTGGGCACGCCCCGCTTCCGTTACGGTGTGGCGGAACAGGATGACCAGGTGGGTGTGGCGACAGGCTTGGCCTGGACAGAAGTAGGCGGCGATACGCTGGCGATTGAAATCACTATTTATAAAGGAAGCGGCCGGCTTACTTTAACCGGTAAACTGGGTGACGTGATGAAAGAATCGGCGCAAGCCGGTTACAGCTACATCCGGAGCCGGGCTGACGAACTGGGTATTAATGAGGAGTTTTACGATAAACAGGATATTCACATTCATGTCCCCGAAGGGGCGATTCCTAAAGACGGTCCCTCGGCGGGCATTACCATGGCTACTGCCCTGGCTTCTGCCATTACCGGGCGCAAGGTGCGGCATGATGTGGCCATGACTGGTGAAATTACCTTGCGGGGCCGGGTGCTTCCGGTGGGCGGGATCAAGGAAAAGGTGCTGGCAGCCCACCGTGCCGGTATAAAAACGCTGCTTTTACCAAAAGATAATAAGAAAGACTTGGACGATATTCCTAAAAAGGTTAAAGATAAGATGAAATTTATCCTGGTGGACCACATGGACGAAGTTTTGGAGACAGCTCTTGCGGAAAAAGAATACAGAACCGAAGGGCTTGACGCTGTTCCCCCGGTGGTGTCGCCGGAAGTTTATCACCCTGCTGTAATAAGCGAGGGAGGCACCCCTGTACCGTCATGAAAATAACCAGCGCAGAATTCGTTGCCAGCGCGGTTAAAGCCGCTAATTACCCGGCCGGGGAACTTGCTGAGGTTGCCCTGGCCGGGCGTTCTAATGTGGGGAAGTCGTCCCTGCTGAATAAAGTTGTCAACAGAAAGGCGCTGGCCCGCACCAGCAATACCCCGGGACGTACCCGCCTGATAAACTTTTTCCTGATTAACGGGCAGTTTCATCTGGTGGACCTGCCGGGCTACGGGTATGCCAGGGTATCTGCCAGTGAAAGAGAAAATTGGGGTAAAATGATTGAATCCTATCTGACCGGGAGGAAAAACTTAAAGGGCATTTTACTGCTTATTGACAGCCGCCACCCGCCGACAGCCCAGGACATTCAAGTGTTCGGCTGGTTTAAGGACAACGGCATACCGGTAGCGGTTGTCGCGACAAAAGCTGATAAAATGTCGCGTTCGAAGTTGCTTCGTTCTATGCAGACAATCAGAAAGGAATTACCGCTGGCCGGGGAAGACATGTTGACGCCGTTTTCCGCGGAAACCGGCCAAGGCCGTGAAGAACTGCTGAGTATAATTGAACAATGGGTGAATATTACTGAAAGAACATCATGAATGATTTTCTTTTTTTCTTTTCTGTTTCCTGAACGTATATTACCGTTTCAACCGCTTGCCGGGCGAAATTAGTGACAACGGTAGTGTCGTAAGGAACGGGCGCGGCAATTTCTCCGGCATTTTTTGCCGCTATGTTGAATCTTTCATAAGGTTCCCGTTCGACTACCGGATTATCCGCCCATATCCTTAATGTACCGTACCGTTCGATGGATTTTATCAAAACCTGCATTTCAAGATTGGAAAACGACGGATAAACCGCTCTGGCTGCTTCTTCGGCACTGTGTTGTTTTAACCAAAGTTGGGCCTTGTATATTGCGTTTGTGAACCTTTGGATTGTTTCCGGATGAGATTCGATATATCCGGGCAAGGCGGCGTAAGCTGTAATTGTCATATCCTCCCCCGCCGCACCCACCGAGGCGACCACCTGGCCGTAACCTTTCATTTCAGCGACGGTAGCCTCTGGTTCCAGCAACTGAAGGTAATTGCCCGTTCCGGCGCGAAAAGCGCCAACGCGCAATGTTTCAGGGATGTTGTGATAAATGGTCACCTGCCTGTAGGGAAGGATGCCGGCCTTTCTAAGAACATCTTCCAGCGCAATTTCTGAACTGTCGTTATGAGGACTGCCGATAATTGTTTTGTCTTTCATATCTAGCCAACGAAAATCGGAATCGTTTTTCCTGGCTAAAAGAAAGGACCCGTCCCGGCAGGCCATGGTGGCGAAGACTATTGGAGCAGTCTTTTCTCTTCCGGGATCGTCCGGGTTGAAGATTATTTTTTGCAAGCCGCAAAGAGCCACATCTGTTCTCTGGTCGGCCAAAGCGGCGCGGATGGCCTCAGGACTGGTCGTGGTTATTTTTACATCCAGGTCTTGTTCTTTAAAAAAGCCCAAATTCAGGGCCAGGTATTGGGGCAGGAAATACGGCGACCTTACCGACTCCAATACCCGGATGGTGTGAACCTCCTGTTTCGGGGCAGGTTTTTTAAGCACACTTTTATATAAGGTTAAAACAATTAATATGATCAGGAGGATGATTACAGCAATCTTGATAGAGAATACTGGACGCAAGTTTTTCAACCCCCATCTTAACTTATTGTAACTACTCAGGTTACAGGAATCAGTAGTCAGTATTCAGTAGTTAGAATAATAGAACGGATTATCGTCTTGAAAATATTCTGACTCCTGAATTCTGACTACGTGAATAGCAATCATAAAATTTTTATTTTGGGGTAAGAGTTTTCATGCCATAAAAGCAATTAAATATTTTTTGAAGGATTTTTGCCATTCCTGGAGAAAATATGCCATGGGGTTCGAATGATTCCTCCTCCGCTAAACAGGTGGAGGGGTTTTTGGTTTTTTTAATATGGAGGTAAGGAGAGGTGCGCTTTGGCTAAAGCAGATATTCCTTCCACCTACGATCCACGTTCGGTGGAAGACCGGTGGTATCCCTACTGGGAAAAGGGCGGGTTTTTTCACGCCGGGGTTAACCCGGATCAGGAGCCTTTTTGTATTGTAATGCCCCCGCCCAATGTTACAGGGCAGTTACACATGGGACACGCCCTGGATTATACTTTACAGGACATCCTGACCAGGTGGCGGCGGATGCAGGGTTACAGTTCGCTTTGGGTGCCCGGTACGGATCACGCCGGTATCGCCACCCAGGCCAAGGTCGAAGAGCAATTGGCGAAGGAAGGAACAAACCGGTATGAACTGGGCAGGGAAGCGTTTTTAGAACGGGCTTGGGCCTGGAAAGAGCAGTATGGCAGCCGGATCACCGCCCAATTAAGAAGACTGGGCGCCTCCTGCGACTGGCAGCGGGAACGGTTTACCATGGATGAAGGCTGCTCGGACGCAGTGCGGGAGGTCTTCATCAAACTTTTCGAGCGCGGTTTGATTTACCGCGATTACTACATTACCAACTGGTGTCCCAAATGTCACACCACCATATCCGATATCGAAGTGGAGCATATAGAAAAACCCGGGCATTTTTGGTATCTGAAATATCCTTTTAAAGACGGGGAAGGGCATGTTATTGTCGCGACAACCCGGCCTGAAACGATGCTTGGTGACACGGCCGTGGCGGTGCACCCGGATGACGAGCGCTATACCGGCTTGATTGGAAAAATGCTTGTTTTGCCCCTGGTCGGGCGGGAGATGCCGCTCATCGCCGACGAGTATGTGGACCCTTCCTTCGGCACAGGGGCGGTTAAAATCACCCCGGCCCACGATCCCAACGACTTTGAGGTGGGGCACCGGCATGGTCTGGAGCAGATCATAGTAATTGATAAAGAGGGCAAGATGAGCGCGGAAGCGGGCCCGCGTTACCAGGGGCTGGACCGCTATGACTGCCGCAAAAAAATCGTGCGCGACCTGGAGGC belongs to Pelotomaculum isophthalicicum JI and includes:
- a CDS encoding GGDEF domain-containing protein gives rise to the protein MSSPVITAEILDSVSKVASIMEKYKIGGLPVLDEGKQLCGIITSRDVRNTHHNRIVADAMSKDVVHVSKNTSLWDVKSILEEKKLERLPVLDDCKLVGIITKTDILVEIGRHTDPLTGLMTGSYIRYLAENILNDRNELTVIFFDLNGFGLINKSHGHVYGDRCLKIVGQIFAENTSGGLYFPGRYAGDEFIVVTTENKDDAGLWANEIIKKIANITKKKGMPVSIAAGVAGGRRKNARAQTHLSATVDDLINSASLASTLSKQHCVPVTFSN
- a CDS encoding DNA-deoxyinosine glycosylase; the encoded protein is MPEISSFNPIVDNRSKVLILGTMPGPESLRQNQYYANANNKFWNIIYEIFGRIPDLEYEKKVIFLLNRRIALWDVLDSCSREGALDANITNGKPNNFLNFFEKYSNIEYVFFNGTSAYKLFKKYSKQDFNNIRKYIILPSTSPTPGRYVKPYKIKLSEWITLLEYMN
- a CDS encoding type II toxin-antitoxin system Phd/YefM family antitoxin, translated to MQIKPSANIRQNYNEIAALCKSTDEPVYLTKNGEGDLVVMDIEAFTRREKMLKLREELLAVEEDRLAGRAGTTPDELDSYLESIIDEVEHGKEASI
- a CDS encoding type II toxin-antitoxin system RelE/ParE family toxin, which produces MEKKPQYKVIVSDRARQMLAGHVRFLAQKSPAAARRVKNDLIEAILSLHQMPERFPFLNAEFIPLNKYHKMFVEKWYLILYQIKDQTVYVDYIVDCRQDYGWLVR
- a CDS encoding HD-GYP domain-containing protein, translating into MEISVDLCRMLSTLSLCLDFTSEGIQRHHQRVAYIGLSLGKEIGLTDEEKNLIFMASIIHDAGVSTWQEKNKLINFEVENPWDHCKKGYEKISGVDILCPVAEIILSHHDRFDGNNISGLYGKEIPLIARIVHLADRVEVLLRHDTHVLKQYNGVTHAIEKLSEQAFDPELVSAFKNLAGRESFWLELTSPFLSHGQTNVCLNSIVNINEKDMKQMATMFASVIDEKSPFTHRHSQGVAAVAVHLAAAMGFGREEVFLIELAGLLHDIGKLSIPDEILEKPGSLTAEEFAVIKQHTYYTYQILSEAGAPYPIPEWAAYHHEKLDGSGYPFHLDASQLETGSRILAVADVFTALREDRPYRPGMSKRNIEEIMGKMVTTAALDSKVVNVLLDLYDKLDEVFTAIALE
- the lonB gene encoding ATP-dependent protease LonB, whose product is MGEYSSGFGSLLTFIQVFFAVVIGLYFWNLLKNQHSSKNVLEKESKREMEKLKKLRSISLTEPLTEKTRPTSFEDIIGQTEGLKSLRAALCGPNPQHLIIYGPPGVGKTAAARLVLEEAKKNACSPFKEDAKFIEIDATTARFDERGIADPLIGSVHDPIYQGAGAMGVAGIPQPKPGAVTKAHGGMLFIDEIGELHPNQINKLLKVMEDRKVLLESAYYSAEDPNIPSHIHDIFQNGLPADFRMVGATTRGPEQIAPAIRSRCLEVYFRQLLPDEIETIAANAAEKIKMPLSAGALEVLKKYATNGREAVNIIQIAAGLVITEERGEIRTADIEWVVQSGQYAPRPDKKIPDHPQVGLVNGLAVYGPGMGVLLEVEANALPVAREQGKLTVTGLVEEEEMGGGGKTIRRKSMARSSVENVLTVLRRAMACDPRDYDIHVNLPGGAPTDGPSAGVTIATAVYSAILGLPVDNTVAMTGEVSIRGLVKPVGGIVAKVEAARRAGARKVLIPAENYQELFSDFTGIEVIPVNRLEEVMRAALVTMPVLGKKLERQATTPPEVLSANGFMAGHSL
- the lon gene encoding endopeptidase La gives rise to the protein MDSEIKTLPLLPLRGILVFPYMVIHLDVGREKSVVAIEEAMIHDRVIFLATQKEAQTDDPGQDDIFDIGTVAEVKQLLKLPGGTIRVLVEGLARAKVKHFITNEPYFQVEIEQYSENFQKNSEIEALMRSLVYQFEQYVKLSKRIPPEAVVSVVNLDEPGRLADIVASHLTLRIEDKQSILESVNISQRLEKLCAIVAKELEIVELERKINIRVRKQMEKTQKEYYLREQLKAIQRELGEKDERVAESEDLRDKIAQAKLPKEVEEKAIKEVERLEKMPPMAAEAAVVRNYLDWLLSLPWNKSTRDRLDLKMAETILEEDHYGLKTVKERILEYLAIRKLAKKMKGPIICFVGPPGVGKTSLGRSIARALERKFVRMSLGGVRDEAEIRGHRRTYVGAMPGRIIQGIRQAGSRNPVFLLDEIDKMSMDFRGDPSAALLEVLDMEQNNTFSDHYIESPFDLSNVMFITTANVQQNIPRPLLDRMEVIYLSGYTEEEKVQIAMRHLCPKQVKEHGLSKDMLKISENTIRKIIREYTRESGVRNLERQIAAICRKTARQIVTDKTKKVLVNTQNLGQFLGTPRFRYGVAEQDDQVGVATGLAWTEVGGDTLAIEITIYKGSGRLTLTGKLGDVMKESAQAGYSYIRSRADELGINEEFYDKQDIHIHVPEGAIPKDGPSAGITMATALASAITGRKVRHDVAMTGEITLRGRVLPVGGIKEKVLAAHRAGIKTLLLPKDNKKDLDDIPKKVKDKMKFILVDHMDEVLETALAEKEYRTEGLDAVPPVVSPEVYHPAVISEGGTPVPS
- the yihA gene encoding ribosome biogenesis GTP-binding protein YihA/YsxC, whose amino-acid sequence is MKITSAEFVASAVKAANYPAGELAEVALAGRSNVGKSSLLNKVVNRKALARTSNTPGRTRLINFFLINGQFHLVDLPGYGYARVSASERENWGKMIESYLTGRKNLKGILLLIDSRHPPTAQDIQVFGWFKDNGIPVAVVATKADKMSRSKLLRSMQTIRKELPLAGEDMLTPFSAETGQGREELLSIIEQWVNITERTS
- a CDS encoding ABC transporter substrate-binding protein; the encoded protein is MRPVFSIKIAVIILLIILIVLTLYKSVLKKPAPKQEVHTIRVLESVRSPYFLPQYLALNLGFFKEQDLDVKITTTSPEAIRAALADQRTDVALCGLQKIIFNPDDPGREKTAPIVFATMACRDGSFLLARKNDSDFRWLDMKDKTIIGSPHNDSSEIALEDVLRKAGILPYRQVTIYHNIPETLRVGAFRAGTGNYLQLLEPEATVAEMKGYGQVVASVGAAGEDMTITAYAALPGYIESHPETIQRFTNAIYKAQLWLKQHSAEEAARAVYPSFSNLEMQVLIKSIERYGTLRIWADNPVVEREPYERFNIAAKNAGEIAAPVPYDTTVVTNFARQAVETVIYVQETEKKKRKSFMMFFQ